The following are from one region of the Magallana gigas chromosome 6, xbMagGiga1.1, whole genome shotgun sequence genome:
- the LOC105322725 gene encoding enolase-phosphatase E1, translating to MCSFVDAPKLESLPKCDCGKEISGKLHGKILSPNFPLTYPTDTLCTWKITVPEGYAVSLDFKVVEIERDYDMLYIYDTTTGDHIGRLTGHQNGYQLNSTSNKVTIFFSSDQYRGGPGFKIIFKAINLHPVVCGGTFNGKTSGEIVSPNFPNNYPLGITCTWKIVVAEGSVVKLYFETVETEKTYDTITITDSYTNEFIDKISGSKKGYTVTSTGNRVTVLFTADENDSEQGFKLLFSTITPPTPPTTVIPPVVCGGKITGKDKGRITSPLYPKPYPIDVACTWELTVSEGKLIRVYSTFMSTEAGSDIITFLDPLSGSYITSVSGDKSDFSTVSIDNTLTIVFLSDAEITGDGFILNFEAFTPPTEPPTTLEDVCGGEITGQSRGNIHSPRFPSEYPLDINCTWVITVPEGKYMRLAFPILRTEENHDLIVLKTDDYLDEVSGHEDGLVLLPESNKVTIFFTSDSERPDTGFNMTFEAVEIKQVTSEKIVHTGSVVKVQETHSSHTYKIEGNGPSEKVQEIESLQGQKKPQENKGDKTAENVQENKSSEGQVKPVDVDEGSDTNVQGSNSAENQEKTQQTEGKAPVENVQETQSSQSQEEASKIQGETPVENESESQKRPINLLGPNEPIHDVQENKQSENTQKIEGEEPEENVQENEPSESQEETQEIEGEESDENGQENESSESQVKPIDMASEASSDDVQENEPAESQEGSQEKEGEGSEENVQENEPSESQEGSQEKEDEGSEENVQENEPSESQEGSQEKEDEGSEENVQENEPPESQEGSQEKEGKEPDENIQENEPSESQEETQEMEGEGSDENGQENESSESQVKPIDMASEASSDDVQENEPAESQEGSQEKEGEEPEENVQENEPSESQEETQEMEGEGSDENGQENESSESQVKPIDMASEASSDDVQENEPAESQEESQEKEDEGSEENVQENEPSESQEGSQEKEDEGSEENVQENEPSESQEGSQEKEGEEPEENFQENEPSESQEETQEMEGEGSDENGQENESSESQVKPIDMASEASSDDVQENEPAESQEGSQEKEGEGSEENVQENEPSESQEGSQEKEDEGSEENVQENEPSESQEGSQEKEDEGSEENVQENEPSESQEGSQEKEGKEPDENVQENEPSESQEETQEMEGEGSDENGQENESSESQVKPIDMASEASSDDVQENEPAESQEGSQEKEGEGSEENVQGNEPSESQEGSQEKEDEGSEENVQENEPSESQEETQEMEGEGSDENGQENESSESQVKPIDMASEASSDDVQENEPSDSQEEIQEMEGDGSDENSQENEQSESQEGPQEIESEGPEENVQENEPSESKEGPQEMEGEGSDENGQENEPSENQEGQQEMEGEEPEENVQENEPLDSQKGSEEKEGEGSEENVQENEPSESQEETQMEGDGSDEHSQENEPSESQEGQQEMEGEGTEENNKENEPSESQEGPQEMEEGEGSKENVQENEPSDNQEEPQETEGEASSDDVQDK from the exons ATGTGTTCTTTTGTAGATGCGCCAAAGTTAGAGTCTCTCCCAAAATGTG ACTGCGGAAAGGAAATATCCGGAAAACTTCATGGAAAAATCCTTAGTCCAAACTTCCCGCTCACATATCCGACAGACACGCTATGCACATGGAAAATTACAGTGCCCGAAGGATATGCAGTTAGTTTGGACTTTAAAGTGGTAGAAATAGAGAGGGACTACgatatgctgtatatatacGACACTACCACTGGGGATCACATTGGCAG attGACAGGTCATCAGAATGGCTATCAGCTGAACTCAACGTCAAATAAAGTGACCATCTTCTTCTCCTCCGACCAATACAGGGGTGGCCCAGGAttcaaaataatctttaaagCAATAAATCTTCACCCAGTCG TATGCGGAGGCACGTTCAATGGAAAAACAAGTGGAGAGATAGTCAGCCCGAATTTCCCCAACAACTATCCGCTAGGAATCACATGTACCTGGAAAATAGTGGTCGCAGAAGGTTCAGTCGTCAAACTCTATTTCGAGACCGTAGAAACAGAAAAAACATACGACACCATTACGATTACCGACTCTTACACCAACGAGTTTATTGACAA AATATCTGGTAGTAAGAAAGGTTATACCGTCACGTCTACTGGAAACAGAGTTACCGTTCTTTTCACTGCTGATGAGAATGATTCAGAACAaggatttaaacttttattcagcACCATTACACCAC cAACGCCACCGACCACCGTTATTCCACCCGTAg TGTGTGGCGGTAAAATAACTGGTAAAGACAAGGGGAGAATTACGAGCCCGTTGTATCCTAAGCCATATCCCATCGATGTGGCCTGTACATGGGAGCTCACAGTGTCCGAAGGCAAACTTATCAGGGTATATTCGACGTTTATGTCGACAGAGGCCGGTTCAGATATCATCACATTCCTTGACCCATTGTCAGGTTCCTATATAACCAG TGTGAGCGGAGACAAAAGCGATTTTTCGACCGTTTCTATCGACAATACTTTAACTATCGTGTTCCTTTCGGACGCAGAAATAACGGGAGATGGCTTTATCTTGAATTTTGAGGCCTTTACCCCACCAACAG AACCACCTACCACCTTAGAAGACG TTTGCGGAGGAGAAATTACCGGACAAAGCCGAGGAAACATTCATAGTCCAAGATTTCCGTCGGAATATCCATTGGATATAAACTGCACTTGGGTTATTACGGTCCCGGAAGGAAAATACATGAGACTGGCTTTCCCAATTCTTCGAACCGAAGAGAATCACGATCTTATTGTACTTAAAACAGACGATTACCTTGACGA GGTAAGTGGACATGAAGATGGATTAGTGTTGTTACCAGAAAGCAACAAAGTCACGATCTTTTTTACATCCGACTCGGAAAGACCAGACACTGGATTTAACATGACATTTGAAGCTGTGGAAATAAAACAag TAACGTCCGAAAAAATCGTGCACACAGGATCAGTAGTAAAAGTCCAAGAAACTCATTCATCACACACCTATAAAATTGAAGGCAACGGTCCTTCCGAAAAGGTCCAAGAAATTGAATCATTACAAGGTCAAAAGAAACCTCAAGAAAATAAAGGCGACAAAACTGCTGAAAATGttcaagaaaataaatcatCAGAAGGTCAAGTAAAACCTGTAGATGTTGACGAAGGATCCGATACTAATGTCCAAGGATCCAATTCAGCGGAAAATCAAGAGAAAACTCAACAAACCGAAGGTAAGGCACCTGTCGAAAATGTCCAGGAAACTCAATCGTCACAAAGTCAAGAGGAAGCCTCAAAAATCCAAGGCGAAACACCTGTCGAAAATGAATCAGAAAGTCAAAAGAGACCCATAAATTTGTTAGGACCCAATGAACCCATACATGATGttcaagaaaataaacaatcagAAAATACCCAAAAAATTGAAGGCGAAGAACCTGAAGAAAATGTTCAAGAAAATGAACCATCAGAGAGTCAAGAAGAAACCCAAGAAATAGAAGGCGAAGAATCGGACGAAAATGGTCAAGAAAATGAATCATCAGAAAGTCAAGTTAAACCTATAGATATGGCAAgcgaagcatcctcagatgaTGTTCAAGAAAATGAACCAGCAGAGAGTCAAGAAGGATCCCAAGAAAAGGAAGGCGAAGGATCTGAAGAAAATGTTCAAGAAAATGAACCATCAGAGAGTCAAGAAGGATCCCAAGAAAAGGAAGACGAAGGATCTGAAGAAAATGTTCAAGAAAATGAACCATCAGAGAGTCAAGAAGGATCCCAAGAAAAGGAAGACGAAGGATCTGAAGAAAATGTTCAGGAAAATGAACCACCAGAGAGTCAAGAAGGATCCCAAGAAAAGGAAGGCAAAGAACCTGACGAAAATATTCAAGAAAATGAACCATCAGAGAGTCAAGAAGAAACCCAAGAAATGGAAGGCGAAGGATCGGACGAAAATGGTCAAGAAAATGAATCATCAGAAAGTCAAGTTAAACCTATAGATATGGCAAgcgaagcatcctcagatgaTGTTCAAGAAAATGAACCAGCAGAGAGTCAAGAAGGATCCCAAGAAAAGGAAGGCGAAGAACCTGAAGAAAATGTTCAAGAAAATGAACCATCAGAGAGTCAAGAAGAAACCCAAGAAATGGAAGGCGAAGGATCGGACGAAAATGGTCAAGAAAATGAATCATCAGAAAGTCAAGTTAAACCTATAGATATGGCAAgcgaagcatcctcagatgaTGTTCAAGAAAATGAACCAGCAGAGAGTCAAGAAGAATCCCAAGAAAAGGAAGACGAAGGATCTGAAGAAAATGTTCAAGAAAATGAACCATCAGAGAGTCAAGAAGGATCCCAAGAAAAGGAAGACGAAGGATCTGAAGAAAATGTTCAGGAAAATGAACCATCAGAGAGTCAAGAAGGATCCCAAGAAAAGGAAGGCGAAGAACCtgaagaaaattttcaagaaaatgaaCCATCAGAGAGTCAAGAAGAAACCCAAGAAATGGAAGGCGAAGGATCGGACGAAAATGGTCAAGAAAATGAATCATCAGAAAGTCAAGTTAAACCTATAGATATGGCAAgcgaagcatcctcagatgaTGTTCAAGAAAACGAACCAGCAGAAAGTCAAGAAGGATCCCAAGAAAAGGAAGGCGAAGGATCTGAAGAAAATGTTCAAGAAAATGAACCATCAGAGAGTCAAGAAGGATCCCAAGAAAAGGAAGACGAAGGATCTGAAGAAAATGTTCAGGAAAATGAACCATCAGAGAGTCAAGAAGGATCCCAAGAAAAGGAAGACGAAGGATCTGAAGAAAATGTTCAGGAAAATGAACCATCAGAGAGTCAAGAAGGATCCCAAGAAAAGGAAGGCAAAGAACCTGACGAAAATGTTCAAGAAAATGAACCATCAGAGAGTCAGGAAGAAACCCAAGAAATGGAAGGCGAAGGATCGGACGAAAATGGTCAAGAAAATGAATCATCAGAAAGTCAAGTTAAACCTATAGATATGGCAAgcgaagcatcctcagatgaTGTTCAAGAAAATGAACCAGCAGAGAGTCAAGAAGGATCCCAAGAAAAGGAAGGTGAAGGATCTGAAGAAAATGTTCAAGGAAATGAACCATCAGAGAGTCAAGAAGGATCCCAAGAAAAGGAAGACGAAGGATCTGAAGAAAATGTTCAAGAAAATGAACCATCAGAGAGTCAAGAAGAAACCCAAGAAATGGAAGGCGAAGGATCGGACGAAAATGGTCAAGAAAATGAATCATCAGAAAGTCAAGTGAAACCCATAGATATGGCAAgcgaagcatcctcagatgaTGTTCAAGAAAATGAACCATCAGATAGTCAAGAAGAAATCCAAGAGATGGAAGGCGATGGATCTGACGAAAATAGTCAAGAAAATGAACAATCAGAGAGCCAAGAAGGACCGCAAGAAATAGAAAGCGAAGGACCTGAAGAAAATGTTCAAGAAAATGAACCATCAGAGAGTAAGGAAGGACCCCAAGAAATGGAAGGTGAAGGATCGGACGAAAATGGTCAAGAAAATGAACCATCAGAGAATCAAGAAGGACAGCAAGAAATGGAAGGTGAAGAACCTGAAGAAAATGTTCAAGAAAATGAACCATTAGATAGTCAAAAAGGATCCGAAGAAAAGGAAGGCGAAGGATCTGAAGAAAATGTACAAGAAAATGAACCATCAGAGAGTCAAGAAGAAACACAAATGGAAGGCGATGGCTCAGACGAACATAGTCAAGAAAATGAACCATCAGAGAGTCAAGAAGGACAGCAAGAAATGGAAGGCGAAGGAACTgaagaaaataataaagaaaatgaaccaTCAGAGAGTCAGGAAGGACCCCAAGAAATGGAAGAAGGTGAAGGTTCCAAAGAAAATGTTCAGGAAAATGAACCATCAGATAATCAAGAAGAACCCCAAGAAACGGAAGgcgaagcatcctcagatgaTGTTCAAGATAAATGA